A window of the Macaca nemestrina isolate mMacNem1 chromosome X, mMacNem.hap1, whole genome shotgun sequence genome harbors these coding sequences:
- the LOC105463871 gene encoding zinc finger X-linked protein ZXDB produces MEIPKLLPARGTLQGGHGGIPAGGGRVHRGPDPPAGQVPTRRLLLLRGPQDGGPGRRCEEAGTASRGPGPSLLAPRPDQPSGGGDDFFLVLLDPVGGDVETVGSGQATGPVLREEAEEGPGFQGGESGANSAGRTALGPRCLSAVPTQAPISAPGPAAAFTGTVTIHNQDLLLRFENGVLTLATPPSHSWEQGAAPAQQPGCLIAPQAGFPHAAQPGDCPELPPDLLLAEQAEPAPAPAPEEEVEGPAAALGPRGPLGSGPGMVLYLCPEAQCGQSFAKKHQLKVHLLTHSSSQGQRPFKCPLGGCGWTFTTSYKLKRHLQSHDKLRPFGCPAEGCGKSFTTVYNLKAHMKGHEQENSFKCEVCEESFPTQAKLSAHQRSHFEPERPYQCAFSGCKKTFITVSALFSHNRAHFREQELFSCSFPGCSKQYDKACRLKIHLRSHTGERPFLCDFDGCGWNFTSMSKLLRHKRKHDDDRRFMCPVEGCGKSFTRAEHLKGHSITHLGTKPFVCPVEGCCARFSARSSLYIHSKKHLQDVDTWKSRCPISTCNKLFTSKHSMKTHMTKRHKVGQDLLAQLEAANSLTPSSELTSQRQNDLSDAEIVSLFSDIPDSTSAAVLDTALVNSGILTIDVASVSSTLAGHLPANSNSVGQAVDPPALMATSDPPQSLDTSLFFGMAATGFQQSPLDMDEVSSVSVGPLGSLGSLAMKNSSPEPQALTPSSKLTVDTDALTPSSTLCENSVSELLTPTKAEWNVHPDSDFFGQEGETQFGFPNVAGNHGSQKETDLITVTGSSFLV; encoded by the coding sequence ATGGAAATCCCGAAGCTGCTCCCGGCTCGCGGGACACTACAGGGCGGCCACGGCGGTATCCCCGCGGGTGGCGGCCGGGTCCACCGAGGCCCTGACCCGCCGGCTGGTCAGGTCCCCACGCGCCGCCTCCTGCTGCTCCGGGGCCCCCAAGATGGCGGGCCCGGGCGGCGGTGCGAGGAGGCCGGCACGGCATCACGGGGCCCTGGCCCAAGCCTGTTGGCGCCGAGGCCCGATCAACCTAGCGGCGGCGGCGACGACTTCTTCCTGGTGCTGCTTGACCCGGTGGGTGGCGACGTGGAGACAGTGGGCTCGGGTCAGGCCACAGGGCCTGTGTTGAgggaggaggccgaggagggcccGGGGTTCCAGGGGGGCGAGAGCGGCGCGAACTCCGCGGGGCGAACTGCCCTAGGCCCCCGCTGCCTGTCAGCGGTTCCCACTCAGGCCCCGATCTCCGCCCCCGGCCCCGCCGCGGCCTTCACCGGCACAGTCACTATCCACAACCAGGACCTGCTGTTGCGCTTTGAGAACGGCGTCCTCACCCTGGCCACGCCCCCATCACACTCCTGGGAGCAAGGGGCCGCTCCTGCCCAGCAGCCCGGGTGTCTGATCGCCCCGCAAGCCGGGTTCCCGCATGCCGCGCAGCCGGGTGATTGCCCAGAACTGCCGCCAGACCTCCTGCTAGCCGAGCAGGCCGAACCCGCGCCTGCTCCGGCGCCCGAAGAGGAGGTGGAGGGCCCGGCCGCCGCCCTGGGCCCCCGCGGACCGCTGGGCTCGGGCCCAGGCATGGTGCTGTACCTGTGCCCCGAGGCGCAGTGCGGGCAATCCTTCGCCAAGAAGCACCAGCTGAAGGTGCACCTGCTGACGCACAGCAGCAGCCAGGGCCAGAGGCCCTTCAAATGCCCCCTGGGTGGCTGTGGCTGGACCTTCACCACCTCTTACAAGCTCAAGAGGCACCTGCAGTCTCACGACAAACTGCGGCCTTTTGGCTGCCCAGCGGAGGGCTGTGGCAAGAGCTTCACCACCGTGTACAACCTCAAGGCGCACATGAAGGGCCATGAGCAGGAGAACTCATTCAAATGCGAGGTGTGCGAGGAGAGCTTCCCCACGCAGGCCAAACTCAGCGCCCACCAGCGCAGCCACTTCGAACCCGAGAGGCCTTACCAGTGCGCATTTTCTGGCTGCAAGAAGACATTTATCACAGTGAGTGCTCTCTTTTCCCATAACCGCGCCCATTTCAGGGAACAGGAACTGTTTTCCTGCTCTTTTCCTGGCTGCAGCAAGCAATATGACAAGGCTTGTAGGTTGAAAATTCACCTGCGGAGTCACACCGGCGAGAGACCTTTCCTTTGTGACTTTGATGGCTGTGGCTGGAACTTCACCAGCATGTCCAAACTCTTAAGGCACAAAAGGAAGCACGACGATGACCGGAGGTTCATGTGCCCCGTGGAAGGCTGTGGGAAATCTTTCACGAGGGCTGAACATTTGAAAGGCCACAGCATAACCCACCTGGGTACAAAGCCTTTCGTGTGTCCTGTGGAAGGCTGCTGTGCCAGGTTCTCTGCTCGCAGTAGCCTCTACATTCACTCCAAGAAACACCTGCAGGATGTGGACACTTGGAAAAGCCGTTGCCCCATCTCCACTTGTAATAAACTCTTCACATCCAAGCACAGCATGAAGACGCACATGACCAAAAGGCACAAGGTGGGCCAGGATCTCTTAGCTCAGCTAGAAGCAGCAAATTCTCTTACACCCAGCAGTGAACTTACCAGCCAGAGACAGAATGATCTCAGTGATGCAGAGATTGTGTCTCTCTTCTCTGATATTCCTGACAGTACTTCTGCTGCAGTGCTGGACACAGCATTGGTGAACTCTGGAATCTTGACTATTGATGTGGCTTCTGTGAGCTCGACTCTGGCAGGGCACCTCCCTGCTAATAGTAATTCCGTAGGGCAGGCTGTGGACCCTCCGGCCTTGATGGCCACCAGCGACCCTCCTCAAAGTCTGGATACCTCTCTCTTTTTCGGAATGGCGGCCACTGGTTTTCAGCAGAGCCCCTTAGATATGGATGAGGTCTCAAGTGTAAGTGTGGGGCCATTGGGATCTCTGGGCTCTTTGGCCATGAAAAACTCCAGTCCAGAGCCCCAGGCTTTGACACCCAGCAGTAAGCTAACAGTGGACACAGATGCTCTGACTCCTTCAAGCACCCTTTGTGAAAACAGTGTCTCAGAACTACTGACACCAACCAAAGCGGAGTGGAACGTACATCCTGACTCTGACTTCTTTGGACAGGAGGGAGAAACCCAGTTTGGATTCCCCAACGTAGCAGGAAACCACGGTTCTCAGAAAGAAACAGATCTTATCACTGTGACTGGCAGCTCATTTTTGGTATGA